A region from the Brassica napus cultivar Da-Ae chromosome C8, Da-Ae, whole genome shotgun sequence genome encodes:
- the LOC111208525 gene encoding non-specific lipid transfer protein GPI-anchored 23-like gives MKKLFVLFIVLLLYSYVAAEFLSPSESPVVSESPLVSPSDAPVVSESPLVSPSDAPVLSESPILSPLGTPVLSPSSEPSNNDCATVIFSMFDCLSFLTVGSKDRSPTKSCCDGVKTVLEYNPNCLCIALESSRDMGFELINRKALAMPSICNIFINPHCDVASSPTASISTPGTTTISPSEPPTNLSPPVVMTPSPPTVTTSSPPAVNAPSPPTFTTPSPPTFTTPSPSVNPSPPAVITSPARTASPPTITHSSQSSQAMTALSPAIIAPSPSKSGATNLSISKLFLRIVTISTFAYVVSFNLI, from the exons atgaagaaattgtTTGTTCTATTTATTGTATTACTACTATACTCGTATGTTGCAGCTGAGTTTTTATCGCCGTCAGAGTCACCTGTGGTTTCAGAGTCACCATTGGTATCACCATCAGATGCACCTGTGGTTTCAGAGTCACCATTGGTATCACCATCAGATGCACCTGTGTTGTCAGAGTCACCTATTTTATCACCGTTAGGCACGCCTGTGttatctccatcatctgaaccATCAAACAATGATTGTGCTACTGTAATTTTCAGCATGTTCGATTGTCTTTCCTTCTTGACAGTCGGGTCAAAGGATCGTAGTCCAACTAAATCGTGCTGTGATGGTGTTAAAACAGTTCTTGAATATAATCCTAATTGTCTCTGCATTGCATTGGAGAGCAGCCGTGACATGGGATTTGAGTTAATTAATAGAAAAGCTCTTGCCATGCCTTCTATTTGCAATATTTTCATTAATCCTCATTGTG ATGTTGCATCAAGTCCGACTGCATCAATCTCAACACCAGGAACAACTACGA TTTCTCCATCGGAACCACCTACAAATCTATCACCACCTGTGGTTATGACCCCATCACCGCCAACGGTTACAACTTCGTCACCACCAGCGGTTAATGCTCCATCACCACCAACGTTTACGACTCCATCACCACCAACGTTTACAACTCCATCACCGTCTGTTAATCCTTCACCACCGGCGGTTATTACATCACCGGCTAGGACTGCTTCACCACCAACGATTACTCACTCATCACAGTCATCACAAGCGATGACTGCTTTGTCACCTGCAATAATTGCTCCGTCACCATCTAAATCTGGAGCCACGAACTTGTCCATATCCAAGCTATTCCTTAGGATCGTCACAATTTCTACTTTTGCTTATGTTGTTTCCTTCAATTTAATTTAG